From the Pseudorca crassidens isolate mPseCra1 chromosome 18, mPseCra1.hap1, whole genome shotgun sequence genome, one window contains:
- the SHISA2 gene encoding protein shisa-2 homolog: protein MWGGRRPAASSRDAASLLRLLLAALLAAGARASGEYCHGWMDAQGVWRIGFQCPERFDGGDATICCGSCALRYCCSSAEARLDQGGCDNDRQQGAGEPGRADKDGPDGSAVPIYVPFLIVGSVFVAFIILGSLVAACCCRCLRPKQEPQQSRAPGGPRMVETIPMIPSASTSRGSSSRQSSTAASSSSSANSGARGPPTRSQTNCCLPEGTMNNVYVNMPTNFSVLNCQQATQIVPHQGQYLHPPFVGYTVQHDSVPMTPVPPFLDGLQTGYRQIQAPFPHTNSEQKMYPAVTV, encoded by the exons ATGTGGGGCGGACGCCGCCCGGCCGCCTCCTCCCGGGACGCCGCTTCGCTCCTGCGGCTGCTGCTGGCCGCGCTGCTGGCGGCGGGGGCGCGGGCCAGCGGCGAGTACTGCCACGGCTGGATGGACGCGCAGGGCGTCTGGCGCATCGGCTTCCAGTGCCCCGAGCGCTTCGACGGCGGCGACGCCACCATCTGCTGCGGCAGCTGCGCGCTGCGCTACTGCTGCTCCAGCGCCGAGGCGCGCCTGGACCAGGGCGGCTGCGACAACGACCGCCAGCAGGGCGCCGGCGAGCCCGGCCGCGCGGACAAAGACGGCCCCGACGGTTCGGCAG tCCCCATCTATGTGCCCTTCCTTATCGTCGGGTCGGTGTTTGTCGCCTTCATCATCTTGGGGTCCCTGGTGGCCGCCTGCTGCTGCAGATGCCTGCGGCCCAAGCAGGAGCCCCAGCAGAGCCGGGCCCCGGGGGGGCCCCGCATGGTGGAGACCATCCCCATGATCCCCAGCGCCAGCACCTCCCGAGGTTCCTCTTCCCGCCAGTCCAGCACGGCcgccagctccagctccagcgcCAACTCGGGGGCCCGGGGGCCCCCGACCAGGTCGCAGACCAACTGTTGTTTGCCCGAAGGCACCATGAACAATGTATACGTCAACATGCCCACAAACTTCTCCGTGCTCAACTGTCAGCAGGCCACCCAGATTGTGCCCCACCAGGGGCAGTACCTGCATCCCCCCTTCGTGGGGTACACGGTGCAGCACGACTCGGTGCCTATGACCCCGGTGCCGCCGTTCCTGGACGGGCTGCAGACGGGCTACAGGCAGATACAGGCCCCCTTCCCTCACACTAACAGCGAACAGAAGATGTACCCAGCCGTGACTGTGTAA